One Sediminicola sp. YIK13 DNA segment encodes these proteins:
- the rnc gene encoding ribonuclease III produces the protein MNFPSNIFNSHPKEDGDFFGGMTRILGFKPKKLDIYKKAFLHRSANVKDAKGNPMNYERLEFLGDAMLGTIISRYLYNEVPEGDEGYLTKMRSKIVSREHLNELGKDLNLIDFVESRIPRSHFGDNIHGNVFEALVGAIYLDRGYKYCEKFINSRVIIPYVDIEQLEGKVISYKSLVIEWCQKQKKTFNYNVYEDTGKDVLKHFAVKLTIGNNVVAKARATSKKKAEERASKRAYFALQNKIDKTE, from the coding sequence AATGACTAGAATACTTGGATTTAAGCCCAAGAAATTAGACATCTACAAAAAGGCATTTCTTCACCGCTCCGCTAACGTAAAAGACGCCAAGGGGAACCCTATGAACTATGAGCGACTAGAATTCTTGGGGGATGCCATGCTCGGCACCATAATATCACGTTACCTCTACAATGAAGTTCCGGAAGGAGACGAGGGATACCTTACCAAAATGCGCTCAAAGATTGTAAGTAGGGAACATTTGAACGAGTTGGGAAAGGACCTAAACCTTATTGATTTTGTGGAAAGCAGAATTCCAAGATCCCACTTTGGGGACAATATCCATGGGAATGTTTTTGAGGCTTTGGTAGGGGCTATTTATTTGGATAGAGGGTATAAATACTGTGAAAAATTTATCAATTCCAGGGTGATTATCCCATATGTGGATATAGAACAACTGGAGGGTAAGGTTATCAGCTATAAGAGCTTGGTCATAGAATGGTGCCAAAAACAGAAAAAGACCTTTAATTACAACGTATATGAGGATACAGGCAAGGATGTCCTAAAACATTTTGCTGTTAAGCTCACCATCGGGAACAATGTTGTTGCCAAAGCTAGAGCAACCTCTAAAAAAAAGGCAGAGGAAAGGGCTTCCAAGAGGGCGTATTTTGCATTACAGAACAAAATTGATAAAACCGAATAA
- a CDS encoding IPExxxVDY family protein: MAAIHKISEDFFEDSYTLIALHSSLEDHALVYALNMCLKSKLKRSKDDLDISKDISFPIFEWKDIAHDAIWTLITNYSIKEENLGQEDLFGNEPSYRTHYLVPEYRDVDYFLKVDMDEVGDCETIVREILKIPKVITAYTVDNKKLKSKNNLIF; this comes from the coding sequence ATGGCGGCCATACATAAAATTTCCGAAGACTTTTTTGAGGATTCGTATACATTGATCGCATTGCACAGTAGTTTGGAAGATCACGCATTGGTTTACGCCCTAAATATGTGTCTTAAATCAAAACTAAAAAGGTCTAAAGACGATTTGGATATTTCCAAAGACATTTCTTTCCCTATATTCGAATGGAAAGACATTGCACATGATGCCATTTGGACACTCATAACAAATTACAGTATTAAGGAAGAAAATTTAGGTCAAGAAGACCTATTTGGGAATGAGCCCTCCTACAGGACCCATTACCTGGTGCCCGAATACAGGGATGTGGATTACTTTTTAAAGGTAGATATGGATGAGGTAGGTGATTGCGAAACAATTGTAAGGGAGATCTTGAAGATTCCTAAGGTAATCACTGCTTATACCGTGGATAACAAAAAACTAAAATCAAAAAATAATTTAATATTTTAA